GGCCGGCCGTATGGGTGGCGAGCGGCAGACCACGCAGAACCTCAGCGTGTACGCCGTCGACGCCGAGCGCGGTCTGCTCCTGATCAAGGGTGCCGTCCCGGGGCCGCGCGGCGGCATCGTCCTGGTTCGCACCGCGGCGAAGAAGGGCTGAAACGATGGCCACCGAAACCACCACCAACCTGAGCCTGAACGTCGTCGACGGCACGGGTGAGAAGGTCGGCACCGTCGACCTCCCCGCCGCCATCTTCGACGTCCAGACCAACGTGCCCCTGATCCACCAGGTCGTCGTGGCCCAGCTGGCCGCGGCCCGCCAGGGCACGCACGACACGAAGACCCGTGGCGAAGTTCGCGGTGGCGGCCGTAAGCCGTACCGCCAGAAGGGCACCGGCCGCGCCCGTCAGGGCTCGACCCGTGCTCCTCAGTTCGCCGGCGGTGGCGTTGTCCACGGACCGCACCCGCGGGACTACTCACAGCGGACCCCGAAGAAGATGATCGCCGCCGCGCTGCGGGGATCCCTCTCGGACCGCAACCGTCACGGTCGCGTTCACGTGCTCTCCGAGCTCGTGAAGGGTGACGCCCCGTCCACCAAGGCGGTGCGCAAGGCCCTCGCCGGCCTGACCGAGCGGGAGAACCTGCTGGTCGTCGTGACCCGCACGGACGAGGTCGGCCAGCGGAGCCTGTCCAACCTGGACGGCATCCACGTGCTGCCCTTCGACCAGCTGAACGCCTACGACGTGCTCTGCGCCGACGACGTGGTGTTCACCAAGGCCGCGCTGGACTCGTTCCTCGAGAGCCCGGTCGTCACCAAGGTCACCGCGAAGGAGGCTGCCAAGTGAGCAGCATCGGAAGCGTCCACAAGGACCCGCGCGACATCCTGCTGGCGCCGGTTGTCTCGGAGAAGAGCTACAGCCTCCTCGACGAGGGCAAGTACACCTTCCTGGTGGACCCGCGGGCCAACAAGACCGAGATCAAGATTGCCGTCGAGACGGTCTTCGGGGTCAAGGTCTCGGCCGTCAACACCGCGAACCGGCAGGGTAAGACCCGCCGCACGCGGAACGGCCTGGGCAAGCGCAAGGACACCAAGCGCGCCATCATCACGCTGAGCGAAGGCACCATCGACATCTTCGGCGGGCCGGTCTCCTGACGCCCGTACGTTCCTATCCGGCGATTCAGTCGCTGGATTGAGGGCGTCCGAAGACCGACATCCGAGAAACAGCAAGAGGACTGACTCACATGGGAATCCGCAAGTACAAGCCGACGACGCCGGGCCGCCGTGGTTCGTCCGTCGCCGACTTCGTGGAGATCACCCGGTCGGAGCCGGAGAAGTCCCTGGTGCGCCCGCTGACCAAGAGCGGCGGCCGGAACAACACCGGCCGGATCACCACCCGGCACAAGGGCGGCGGTCACAAGCGCGCCTACCGGGTGATCGACTTCCGTCGTCACGACAAGGACGGCATTCCGGCCACGGTCGCTCACATCGAGTACGACCCCAACCGCACGGCGCGTATCGCGCTGCTGCACTACGCGGACGGCGAAAAGCGTTACATCGTCGCGCCGACCAAGCTCAAGCAGGGCGACCGGATCGAGAACGGCCCCACGGCCGACATCAAGCCGGGTAACAGCCTCGAGCTGCGCAACATCCCCGTCGGTACGGTCGTCCACGCGATCGAGCTGCGTCCGGGCGGCGGGGCCAAGATCGCCCGCTCGGCCGGTTCCTCGGTCCAGCTGGTCGCCCGTGAGGGCCGCTTCGCTCAGCTCCGTCTGCCGTCCGGTGAGATCCGGAACGTGGACGTGCGCTGCCGCGCGACGGTCGGCGAGGTCGGCAACGCCGAGCAGTCGAACATCAACTGGGGCAAGGCCGGCCGCATGCGCTGGAAGGGCAAGCGCCCGACGGTGCGCGGTGTGGCC
The Kineosporia sp. NBRC 101731 genome window above contains:
- the rplD gene encoding 50S ribosomal protein L4, producing the protein MATETTTNLSLNVVDGTGEKVGTVDLPAAIFDVQTNVPLIHQVVVAQLAAARQGTHDTKTRGEVRGGGRKPYRQKGTGRARQGSTRAPQFAGGGVVHGPHPRDYSQRTPKKMIAAALRGSLSDRNRHGRVHVLSELVKGDAPSTKAVRKALAGLTERENLLVVVTRTDEVGQRSLSNLDGIHVLPFDQLNAYDVLCADDVVFTKAALDSFLESPVVTKVTAKEAAK
- the rplB gene encoding 50S ribosomal protein L2, coding for MGIRKYKPTTPGRRGSSVADFVEITRSEPEKSLVRPLTKSGGRNNTGRITTRHKGGGHKRAYRVIDFRRHDKDGIPATVAHIEYDPNRTARIALLHYADGEKRYIVAPTKLKQGDRIENGPTADIKPGNSLELRNIPVGTVVHAIELRPGGGAKIARSAGSSVQLVAREGRFAQLRLPSGEIRNVDVRCRATVGEVGNAEQSNINWGKAGRMRWKGKRPTVRGVAMNPIDHPHGGGEGKTSGGRHPVSPWGQAEGRTRRPNKESDKMIVRRRRSGKKR
- the rplW gene encoding 50S ribosomal protein L23; its protein translation is MGSVHKDPRDILLAPVVSEKSYSLLDEGKYTFLVDPRANKTEIKIAVETVFGVKVSAVNTANRQGKTRRTRNGLGKRKDTKRAIITLSEGTIDIFGGPVS